A window from Natronorubrum aibiense encodes these proteins:
- a CDS encoding biosurfactant protein 1, with translation MTDRYSDFEELRPTGEASDVPDETLSECNDGEPDRQRVATATTGYPDTPAETDTECRSCGAPIPADQTKCLFCLTNHLENSSSETDAPAPEWTLLGVVHMLVESSTFYGAVAKGGAAATLLASSVTESTVDDCTIIYDLEDEPAAQLTDQWPMLPAAVRITSTDGEQLLAAARDRTAWTDQSPVDSDFGPTTYLYDESGSGIHDEQRLATLLDNAGDDAWLVPAIALQQAPQERDPERQDSPLPTKERLECHQCGRTTDHRFSDHESVPDETWTGHAIWKCQICGTPRYGPSPE, from the coding sequence ATGACTGATCGATATTCTGATTTTGAGGAACTTCGTCCGACCGGTGAAGCGTCGGATGTTCCAGATGAGACACTCAGCGAGTGTAACGACGGTGAGCCTGATCGACAGCGGGTTGCGACGGCGACGACTGGATATCCAGACACACCAGCGGAAACGGATACCGAGTGTCGATCCTGTGGCGCACCGATCCCAGCTGACCAGACGAAATGTCTGTTCTGTCTCACCAATCATCTCGAGAACTCCTCTTCTGAGACAGACGCACCAGCACCAGAGTGGACACTCCTCGGCGTCGTCCACATGCTGGTCGAGTCGTCGACGTTCTACGGCGCCGTCGCGAAAGGTGGGGCCGCTGCGACGCTCCTTGCCTCGAGTGTGACGGAATCAACGGTCGACGACTGCACGATCATCTATGATCTCGAGGACGAGCCTGCAGCCCAATTGACCGACCAGTGGCCCATGCTTCCTGCTGCAGTACGAATTACATCCACCGATGGTGAGCAACTTCTCGCGGCAGCCCGCGATCGAACAGCGTGGACTGACCAATCACCGGTGGATAGCGACTTCGGACCAACAACGTATCTCTACGACGAGAGTGGATCCGGTATTCACGACGAGCAGCGACTTGCGACGCTGCTCGACAACGCCGGTGATGATGCGTGGCTAGTTCCTGCAATTGCCCTCCAGCAGGCACCTCAAGAACGTGACCCTGAGCGTCAGGACAGTCCCCTTCCAACCAAAGAACGCCTCGAGTGTCACCAGTGCGGACGCACAACCGATCATCGATTCAGCGATCATGAATCGGTTCCCGACGAAACCTGGACCGGCCACGCAATCTGGAAGTGCCAGATCTGCGGGACGCCGCGCTATGGGCCGAGCCCAGAATGA
- a CDS encoding DUF7563 family protein, with the protein MPECDGCGSHVTESYYRVFAVDGNLPACIHCSTNRDAREAGLRDQ; encoded by the coding sequence ATGCCAGAATGTGATGGCTGTGGCTCTCATGTCACTGAGAGCTACTACCGGGTTTTCGCTGTTGATGGGAATCTCCCAGCGTGTATCCATTGTTCCACCAATCGTGACGCTCGAGAAGCAGGACTCCGCGACCAGTAG